The nucleotide window TTCGCCGGCCAATTCGAATTTCAGCGCAAAACCGGTTAGAATCTGCACAATGAGAAGTACATAAAAAATGAGGTAAACGGTTCCCTGCAGTCGGTCTTTTCCATTTGTATTTTTGGAAAAGGGGTTCGGAAACCGGATTCCTTTCGCAAACATGTAGATTAACCTTATGATATAGGCGGCTACAAGGACATAGGCGAAATTGACGTGCCACTCAAACATTGGGTTGATGATGCTTTTTGCAATAGCAAGCACGCTTTCCTGTGGCAGCTGCATCTGTTGCGCCTCCAGTTCGGAGTTTACGGCAGTGGTAATGGTTTTTTTAGACATCCAGAACATTCTAAGAAATCCCGTGGCAAAGAGCACGAGCATTGCGGTGGCAATGGTCCAGTGGATGATGCGGTGTAGTGTTGTGAATTTTTTCATTTGATAATTTTGATTTAAGTGAATAGTTTATTCGGCTCTCAGAGTGTTCAGCTCAATTATTTTTTCATTAAACAGTTTTTGGGCATCGATATACCGGTTCTCGATTTCAAGGCTTTGGTTGACGAGCATCGTGTATTCCAGATAATTGATTTCACCCTCCTTTAAAAGCAGGTTTGCGGTAAAAAAGATGGTTTGAGCATTTTTCAGCCCTTTGCTTCTGTAATATTCAAGTTCTGATTTCAGTTTCAGGTATGCGCCAAAAGTAACAGCATACCGGTTTTTCAGATTTTTTACAGCAATCTGATAATTGTTTTCTGCAATCTGCTGATTGATTTTTTGGCCTTCTATTATGGATTTCTGCGCAGTGTTAAACAAAGGCAAGTCCAGGCCAATCAGCCCACTTTGAAATCGTTTCCCACGGTCGTAGAATTTTTCATCCGCTCCAAATCCATATTGTGTGGCAGAGGTAACCCCGAGATTAACACTCGGCAACAGCTTGGTTTTTTCGGCATTGAGTTTGGCATTTTCAATGTTTTTTTGCTGATCATACTGTTTCAGAACGGTTGCATTTCCGTCATAATTTCCATCGGACATCAGTTCCATGATATAAAAACCGCCTTTCTGATTGGTATAATACTGGGCATCATTTATTAAATAATTGAGCTGATGTTGCGATATCTCACGGTCTTTTCCCAGATTCTGCAACTGAATTTCTGCCTGACTACGGTAGTTTTCTGCCGTTGTTTTCTCCAGGATATTGCTTTCACCTGCCCTTAAACGAAGGTCTGCCCGCTGATAATATTGGGAATAAATACTGTCGGCTTTTTCAAGCAGTTTCTGCTTTTCATCCAGATAATTCAGGTTATTGTAACTCAGTGCAAGTTCACGCTTCAGCTGTAATTTTTGTACTTCCAGCGTCAGCATGGCATTTTTCCATTCCTCCATCAAAACCTGGTTCTGACTTTGGTAGAATTTGGGTAACCGCAGCTTTTGGTTTACAGAAATGGCGTTATCTGCATACGCAGAATTCAGCTGCCCGATTTCTGCGGTGATGTTCAGGGGGTCTACAACGGCAGCAGAATTTTTAATCCGGTGGTGATAATCTATTTTAAGCTGCCCGGACTTTACCTGAAGATTGTTCTCCACTGCCTTTTCATAGGCGGTCTCAAGAGAAACCGGTGTCTGCGAAAAAAAATTGAGAAAGCACAGCAGAAACAGGATATGGAGGTATTTAGTTTTCATTATTTTTCATTTTATTAGTCCAGGTTAACGGTTTTCTTCTTCTCTTGAAAATGTTTTTCAAACCAGATATAAACGGTTGGTAAAATAAAGAGCGTAAGGAATGTCGCCAGCAGCAAGCCGCCAATAACTACTGTAGCAAGCGGCCTTTGCACTTCTGCACCTTCACCCTGGCTCAGAGCCATCGGCAAAAATCCCAGCGATGCAACCAGCGCCGTCATTAGTACTGGTCGCAGTCTCATTTTACCGCCAATCCGTACCACTTCATTCAGATCAGAATGAATTTCCTTCTGACGGTTGAATTCGGCAATCAAAACAATTCCGTTAAGTACTGCCACTCCAAAAAGAGCGATGAAACCAACTCCGGCAGAAATGCTGAAATTCATTCCGCGAAGCCAGAGTGAAAGTATGCCGCCAATCGCAGATAAAGGAATCGTCGTGAAAATAATCAGTCCATATTTCACAGAACTGAAAGCGAAATAAAGCATGAGAAGTATTAATGCCAGACTTACCGGAACTGCGATCCCCAAACGTTTCTGTGCCTGCTGAAGATTCTCAAACGTTCCGCCGTATTTGATGGTGTAGCCCACGGGAAGTTTCAGATCTTTATCCACTGCCTGTTGCAAATCGGTAACGGTGGATTGTATGTCGCGGTCTTTCACATTGAACCCGACGATGATTCTGCGGTGTGCCTCTTCGCGCTGGATCTGGTTTACGCTTTCCTTTATTTCTACATGAGCTACGGTACTCAGAGGAATTTCCGCACCTGTAGGTGTCGGAATCAGCAGGTTTTTCACATCATCTACGTTTTTCCTGAGTTCACCGTCGAGACGGACCACCAGATCGAATTTTTTCTCTTCTTCAAAAACAGAACCCGCGCTTTGGCCCGCAAAAGCGGTGTTTACCAACCTGTTTACATCGCCGATGTTCAGTCCAAATTGTGAAAGTGCAGCCCGGTTATACTCAATTACAATTTGCGGCATTCCGGAGATCGGTTCCACATAAATGTTTTCGGCTCCTTCAATTTTCCGGGAGATTTCGCCCAGTTTTTCAGCATAAACCTTAAGAGAGTCAAGATTT belongs to Chryseobacterium sp. and includes:
- a CDS encoding cytochrome b/b6 domain-containing protein — translated: MKKFTTLHRIIHWTIATAMLVLFATGFLRMFWMSKKTITTAVNSELEAQQMQLPQESVLAIAKSIINPMFEWHVNFAYVLVAAYIIRLIYMFAKGIRFPNPFSKNTNGKDRLQGTVYLIFYVLLIVQILTGFALKFELAGEATLERAEEVHKFAVYWLPTFVVLHFMGIIFGELTNKKGIVSKMIGGEQINLPE
- a CDS encoding TolC family protein, producing MKTKYLHILFLLCFLNFFSQTPVSLETAYEKAVENNLQVKSGQLKIDYHHRIKNSAAVVDPLNITAEIGQLNSAYADNAISVNQKLRLPKFYQSQNQVLMEEWKNAMLTLEVQKLQLKRELALSYNNLNYLDEKQKLLEKADSIYSQYYQRADLRLRAGESNILEKTTAENYRSQAEIQLQNLGKDREISQHQLNYLINDAQYYTNQKGGFYIMELMSDGNYDGNATVLKQYDQQKNIENAKLNAEKTKLLPSVNLGVTSATQYGFGADEKFYDRGKRFQSGLIGLDLPLFNTAQKSIIEGQKINQQIAENNYQIAVKNLKNRYAVTFGAYLKLKSELEYYRSKGLKNAQTIFFTANLLLKEGEINYLEYTMLVNQSLEIENRYIDAQKLFNEKIIELNTLRAE